The Alicyclobacillus macrosporangiidus CPP55 genome segment GATATCCAGCCAGAGCACCATTTGCCGCACCTGTAACGGGATCCTCCGGGATGCCCACTGCAGGGCCGAAGTCACGGGTGTAAATATCGTATGGCTCCCCTTCTTCGGCAAATGTGAACAGGTGCGTAGTCACTGCTTGTTGCTTCGTATTCATCTCGGCTAATTCGGTGAGATGAGGTTGCGCAGCATCTATGGCGGCGCGTGAAGCAACGGGGACGAGCAAGTGCCAGTTTCCCGTATAACCAAGTCGAATTGGATAGTTCGATCCAATGTCGGAAACGTTGATCCCGACGATACGGGCGACTTCCTCGGGGCTCACTTCAGTATTCCTAACGCGTGGAGCGACTTGGCGCATGAAGACGTTGTCCACATCGCCTTCTTGATTGAATGCCCATTCCACTGGAACAACACCCACGTTCGTATGAAAGGCAATTCCGGATGTGCGTGTCTTCCAACCAAATTCAGTTGCCAGCACCCATGAAGCGCCTATAGTTGCATGGCCGCAAAAGTCAATTTCGGATTTCGGGGTAAAGTACCGGATCCGATAGTCTCCTCTACGTTGATCCGGAGTCAAGAACGCTGTTTCAGACAGGTTGAGTTCCCGGGCGATGTTTTGCATATCGTCGTCCGTTAGACCCGTGGCATCTGGGACGACCCCCGCTGGATTTCCGCCAAATCTTCGGTTGGTAAAGGCATCCACATGATAAACCAGAACCTCTCTCATTGGGCACATCTCCTCACACCGATTTTCAATCCCAGTCTATTCAAACAAAATGTTCGTGTAAAATGAATGAAAATGATTAAGTCATCATGATTCATGATTTGAAGTTGAGGGATGCGAAATGGACATCAACGCCTTCAAGGTGTTTCGTACTGTCGCAGTTGAAGGAAGTGTAACCAAAGCCGCCAGACGCTTGAGCTACGTGCAGTCGAATGTGACAGCTCGAATTCAACAATTGGAAAAGGAATTAGGTGTCCCCCTGTTTTATCGAGAGCATCGGAAGATGACCTTGACTCCCGCAGGACAGACGCTGCTTCCATATGCAAACCAGTTACTGCGAATTCTCGATGAAGCGAAAACGGCTGTCCTTGATTCGTCTGTCCCACATGGTCCGCTGTCCATTGGTGCGATGGAATCAACGGCTGCCGTCCGACTGCCGGAGATTATTGCTCAATATCACCAACTACACCCTCAGGTGGAGCTACAAGTGCTGACGGCACCAACGGAAGTCCTAATTGAGGCGGTTTTTGAGCGCGAGATCGAAGGAGCGTTCGTCGATGGCCCTGTCCATCATCCTGACCTTGTGGACGAACTGACATTCGAAGAGCGGTTGGTACTCGTGACGTCGCCTTCCGATGATCGGTTGGAGGATGTTCTGAGCGAACCCCTCCTGATGCCCTTCAAACGCTGTGTCTACCTTGAGCGATGGCAGCGCTGGTTGAAGGAACAAGGTCATCGTCCCGCGAGAGTCATGGAATTTGGGACCCTTGATGGAATTTTCGGCTG includes the following:
- a CDS encoding PhzF family phenazine biosynthesis protein, producing MREVLVYHVDAFTNRRFGGNPAGVVPDATGLTDDDMQNIARELNLSETAFLTPDQRRGDYRIRYFTPKSEIDFCGHATIGASWVLATEFGWKTRTSGIAFHTNVGVVPVEWAFNQEGDVDNVFMRQVAPRVRNTEVSPEEVARIVGINVSDIGSNYPIRLGYTGNWHLLVPVASRAAIDAAQPHLTELAEMNTKQQAVTTHLFTFAEEGEPYDIYTRDFGPAVGIPEDPVTGAANGALAGYLVLEGILNSEQRHSLRIAQGDSMGRPGMVFVDIVPGDSPEIRVGGAAVITVTGQLQLD
- a CDS encoding LysR substrate-binding domain-containing protein, which codes for MDINAFKVFRTVAVEGSVTKAARRLSYVQSNVTARIQQLEKELGVPLFYREHRKMTLTPAGQTLLPYANQLLRILDEAKTAVLDSSVPHGPLSIGAMESTAAVRLPEIIAQYHQLHPQVELQVLTAPTEVLIEAVFEREIEGAFVDGPVHHPDLVDELTFEERLVLVTSPSDDRLEDVLSEPLLMPFKRCVYLERWQRWLKEQGHRPARVMEFGTLDGIFGCIENGFGVTVVPYSVIAAVANQRRVRCFPIPDPHGVVPTVFMRRRDLYVTTALRTFIDFARSLLSKVSQR